GAGCAGGCCCGGGCATCGTCGTGGTGCACGGCGGCGGTGTCGACATCTCGATCTACCACCGGCTGGCGGCGGCGCTGGCCGACCGGTTCACGGTGCATCTCTACAACCGGCGGGGACGGGCGGACGCACCGCCGCGGACGTCGCCCTACACCTTCGACGAGGACATCGACGACCTGGCCGCGGTGCTCGACCACACGGGTGCCGGCAACGTCATCGGGCACAGTTCGGGTGGTTTCATCGCGCTGACCGCGGCGCTGCGGCTGCCGATCGCCCGGCTGGCCCTCTACGACGCGGCGATCTCGATCGACGGCAGCTTTCCGGCGGCCTGGCTCGGCGCCGCAAGAGCAGCCGCCGCCGCGGGCGACATCGCCAGGGCGATGGCGCTGACCGCCGGCGGCATCAACACCCACCAGGTCACGTCGAGGTGGCCGCTGCCGGTGCAGACGGCCATCTGCCGCCTCTTCCTACGCACCCCGATCGGCCGGATGATGGGCGACCTGCTGCCGATGACCCTGGACGAGTCCGCACTGATCCACGCGGCCGACAGCCCCGCCTCCCGGTGGGCCGCGGTCACCGCTGAGGTGCTGCTCGCGTGCGGTGCTAATGGCCCGCGCTACTACGCGCCCGCCAACGAGGCACTGGCCCGAACC
This genomic interval from Asanoa ferruginea contains the following:
- a CDS encoding alpha/beta fold hydrolase, whose amino-acid sequence is MERITARDGATIVLHSTGAGPGIVVVHGGGVDISIYHRLAAALADRFTVHLYNRRGRADAPPRTSPYTFDEDIDDLAAVLDHTGAGNVIGHSSGGFIALTAALRLPIARLALYDAAISIDGSFPAAWLGAARAAAAAGDIARAMALTAGGINTHQVTSRWPLPVQTAICRLFLRTPIGRMMGDLLPMTLDESALIHAADSPASRWAAVTAEVLLACGANGPRYYAPANEALARTIPRARTLEIPRSGHDAINRAHPRMIDPLATFFGAEVTNPRVSP